The genomic segment AAAGTAGGAGACATAAAATAATAAGCAAAAATTTTTAATTTATCCTTTCTTCTTCTTCTTCTTTATTCTCTTTTGCTTCTTCTTTTTGGGCAATAATATCAATTTTCCAGCCAGTTAGTTTAGCGGCTAATCTTACATTTTGTCCGTCTTTACCAATCGCCAAAGATAATTGATCTTCTCTTACCATAACACAGGCTTTTTCATTTTTTTTATCTATCTCTGTTTTTATAACTTTAGCTGGAGATAAGGCATTGGAAATAAATTTAGAAATATTTTCACTGTATTCAATAATATCAATTTTTTCACCATTTAATTCAGAAATAATTGTTTGAATTCTTGTTCCTTTTTGCCCAATACAAGAACCCACTGGATCAATATTTTTTTCTTTAGTAAAAACAGCTATTTTTGAACGAGCTCCAGCTTCACGAGCAATCGCTTTAATTTCTACTACATCATTTGATATCTCTGGAATTTCCAAATAGAATAATTGTTTAAGTAATTCTTTATGAGTTCGAGAAACGATAATTTTAGGTCCCTTGGTTTCTTTTTCAATATTTAAAACAAAAACTTTTAATCGTTGTCCGGCATTATATTTTTCAAAAGGAATTTGTTCTTCAACAGGCAATAAACCAATAGTGCGTCCCAAATCAATTATTACATTTCTTCCTTCAAAACGTTGAATAATTCCATTAAGCACTTTTCCTTCTTTGTCTTTAAATTCTTCATATAAAGATTCTCTTTCCATTTCTCTTAAATTTTGAACAATTACTTGTTTGGCTGTTTGCGCGGCTATTCGACCAAAATCGTGAGAAATTTCTAATTCTGTTTTGATTTCATCGTTAATTTTAATATTCTTTTTTATTTTTTTTGCTTCTTCTAAATAAATAT from the Candidatus Kuenenbacteria bacterium HGW-Kuenenbacteria-1 genome contains:
- the nusA gene encoding transcription termination/antitermination protein NusA (modifies transcription through interactions with RNA polymerase affecting elongation, readthrough, termination, and antitermination), whose translation is MSSPILIAIKQICDEKNISAEKVIEAIELSLAAAFRKDFGQIGQNIKAKFDVETGNIKIFDIKTVVNYQPEEETKEIEKSEEEFKKKKFNPKTDIYLEEAKKIKKNIKINDEIKTELEISHDFGRIAAQTAKQVIVQNLREMERESLYEEFKDKEGKVLNGIIQRFEGRNVIIDLGRTIGLLPVEEQIPFEKYNAGQRLKVFVLNIEKETKGPKIIVSRTHKELLKQLFYLEIPEISNDVVEIKAIAREAGARSKIAVFTKEKNIDPVGSCIGQKGTRIQTIISELNGEKIDIIEYSENISKFISNALSPAKVIKTEIDKKNEKACVMVREDQLSLAIGKDGQNVRLAAKLTGWKIDIIAQKEEAKENKEEEEERIN